Proteins from a genomic interval of Candidatus Lernaella stagnicola:
- a CDS encoding sulfite exporter TauE/SafE family protein: MLKIAGVSLIFFALAVLMTMTGRGGGNFYVLTLVLAGLPMHEAATTGQFVLFTTAAAATLIFKKGKALSVPLALFLAALTASMAFTGGFLAHLFSGRELKIVFSILLALAGTAMFFTVEENKKKPNPRRGYWNLKSGKELFVINLWLAVPLAMATGFFAGM; this comes from the coding sequence ATGCTGAAAATTGCCGGAGTCTCTCTTATATTTTTCGCTTTAGCCGTTTTAATGACTATGACCGGGCGGGGCGGCGGCAACTTCTATGTCCTTACTCTTGTGCTCGCGGGGTTACCCATGCACGAGGCAGCGACAACGGGCCAGTTCGTACTCTTTACAACAGCGGCGGCAGCAACGCTTATTTTTAAAAAGGGAAAAGCCCTCTCAGTGCCGCTTGCATTGTTTCTCGCCGCTTTAACGGCGAGCATGGCTTTTACTGGCGGTTTTCTGGCTCACCTTTTCAGCGGCAGAGAATTGAAAATCGTTTTTTCGATTTTATTGGCCCTTGCAGGGACAGCAATGTTTTTCACAGTAGAGGAAAACAAAAAGAAGCCGAATCCGAGGCGGGGATACTGGAATTTAAAATCAGGCAAGGAGCTTTTTGTCATAAATCTGTGGTTGGCTGTGCCCCTTGCAATGGCTACAGGCTTTTTTGCGGGGATG